CGGGCTGGGGCATTCCCTTCCCGACCATCCTCACCCCCTTCGTATCCGGCGTCGAATGCTTCGGCGGCGTGATGCTGATCCTGGGCCTGTTCACCCGCATCCCGGCGGCGATGCTCGCGGTTGTCATGATCGTCGCGATCAAGTCCGCGAAATGGGGTGACGTCGACTCGCTGGAGACGCTGCTCGGGTTCGAGGAAGCGACCTATTTCGCCGCCTTCATGTGGCTCGCGATTGCCGGTCCCGGCGCCGCCTCGCTCGACCGCCTGCTGGTCAACCTGACGGCGGGCCGGAAGGAGCCGACCTGAGAGGCGTCCCTCACAATCCCGTGACGTGGCGAGCCCCGGTCTCAATCGACGCGTAGC
The window above is part of the Bradyrhizobium sp. PSBB068 genome. Proteins encoded here:
- a CDS encoding DoxX family protein, translated to MNFIVNLLILLPARIASHFAWAGPLLMRIIVGYTFMLAGWGKFTNLAQVTENFAGWGIPFPTILTPFVSGVECFGGVMLILGLFTRIPAAMLAVVMIVAIKSAKWGDVDSLETLLGFEEATYFAAFMWLAIAGPGAASLDRLLVNLTAGRKEPT